Proteins encoded in a region of the Streptomyces sp. NBC_00258 genome:
- a CDS encoding alpha/beta hydrolase: protein MNLGPAGHVTRSLIRPRLETTLRPPRRRSLRTVDGVTIDAAYDPGRGTSDTADDVLGDVSGDLAIVVAHGFTGDLERPHVRRAATAFTQYGAVVTFSFRGHGASGGRSTVGDREVLDLAAAVEWARELGHTRVATVGFSMGGSVVLRHAAINSAGGEEHEGRTGAHTDAVVSVSAPARWYYRGTAPMRRLHWLVTRPTGRAVGRYGLRTRIHHREWDPVPSSPVESVPLIAPTPLLIVHGEQDGYFPVDHPRMLADASDGHAELWLEPGMGHAENAADDALLARIGQWAAGAAAPAG from the coding sequence ATGAACCTAGGTCCGGCAGGTCATGTGACGCGATCTTTGATTCGTCCACGCCTTGAGACAACCCTGCGGCCACCTCGGCGCAGATCTCTGCGCACGGTCGACGGGGTCACGATCGATGCCGCGTACGACCCCGGAAGGGGTACGTCCGACACCGCGGACGACGTCCTGGGCGATGTCTCCGGTGACCTCGCCATCGTCGTCGCGCACGGCTTCACGGGCGACCTGGAGCGGCCGCACGTACGGCGGGCGGCGACCGCTTTCACGCAGTACGGGGCCGTCGTCACGTTCTCGTTCCGGGGCCATGGGGCCTCCGGCGGGCGTTCGACGGTCGGCGACCGCGAGGTGCTCGATCTCGCGGCGGCGGTGGAGTGGGCACGAGAGCTCGGTCACACCCGGGTGGCCACGGTCGGTTTCTCGATGGGCGGGTCGGTCGTCCTGCGGCACGCGGCCATCAATTCGGCCGGTGGCGAGGAGCACGAGGGGCGCACGGGAGCGCATACGGACGCGGTGGTTTCGGTCAGCGCACCCGCTCGCTGGTACTACCGGGGCACGGCCCCTATGCGCCGCCTGCACTGGCTGGTAACGCGCCCGACGGGCCGTGCCGTCGGCCGCTACGGCCTGCGCACCCGAATCCACCACCGCGAGTGGGACCCCGTCCCCTCCTCCCCGGTGGAGTCGGTCCCGCTGATCGCGCCCACGCCGTTGCTGATCGTCCACGGTGAGCAGGACGGCTACTTCCCGGTGGACCACCCCCGGATGCTGGCCGACGCCTCCGACGGCCACGCCGAGCTGTGGCTGGAGCCGGGAATGGGTCACGCGGAGAACGCGGCGGACGACGCGCTGCTGGCCCGCATCGGGCAATGGGCGGCGGGGGCGGCAGCGCCCGCGGGCTAG
- a CDS encoding response regulator transcription factor, translated as MSSLLLLTNALQPSTEVLPALGLLLHNVRVAPAEGPALVDTPGADVILIDGRRDLPQVRSLCQLLRSTGPGCPLILVVTEGGLAAVTADWGIDDVLLDTAGPAEVEARLRLAMGRQQIVNDDSPMEIRNGDLSVDEATYSAKLKGRVLDLTFKEFELLKYLAQHPGRVFTRAQLLQEVWGYDYFGGTRTVDVHVRRLRAKLGPEHESLIGTVRNVGYRFVTPEKADRATDGAKAKAAQPEPESSGNTDESAHLDATETAEVTVEAQEPVRPAQR; from the coding sequence ATGAGTTCTCTGCTGCTCCTTACCAATGCTCTCCAGCCGTCGACGGAGGTGCTTCCCGCTCTCGGTCTGCTGCTGCACAACGTGCGCGTGGCTCCGGCGGAGGGCCCCGCTCTCGTCGACACCCCTGGTGCCGACGTCATCCTGATCGACGGGCGGCGCGACCTGCCACAGGTCCGCAGCCTCTGCCAGCTGCTGCGGTCCACCGGGCCCGGCTGTCCCCTCATCCTCGTCGTCACGGAGGGCGGTCTCGCGGCCGTCACCGCCGACTGGGGCATCGACGACGTCCTGCTCGACACCGCAGGTCCGGCGGAGGTCGAGGCACGGCTGCGGCTGGCCATGGGCCGCCAGCAGATCGTCAACGACGACTCCCCCATGGAGATCCGCAACGGCGACCTGTCGGTCGACGAGGCGACCTACTCCGCCAAGCTCAAGGGCCGGGTCCTCGACCTCACCTTCAAGGAGTTCGAGCTCCTGAAGTACCTGGCGCAGCACCCGGGCCGTGTCTTCACGCGCGCCCAGCTGCTCCAGGAGGTCTGGGGCTACGACTACTTCGGTGGCACGCGGACCGTCGACGTCCACGTACGACGGCTGCGGGCGAAGCTCGGACCCGAGCACGAGTCGCTGATCGGGACCGTCCGCAACGTCGGCTACCGCTTCGTCACCCCGGAGAAGGCGGACCGCGCTACGGACGGGGCGAAGGCCAAGGCGGCCCAGCCGGAGCCGGAGAGCAGCGGGAATACGGACGAGTCGGCACACCTCGACGCCACCGAGACCGCCGAGGTCACGGTGGAGGCACAGGAGCCCGTACGACCTGCACAGAGGTAG
- a CDS encoding LacI family DNA-binding transcriptional regulator, translated as MAKVTRDDVARLAGTSTAVVSYVINNGPRPVAPATRERVLAAIKELSYRPDRVAQAMASRRTDLIGMIVPDARQPFFGEMAHAVEQAAAERGKMVLVGNSDYVAEREVHYLRAFLGMRVSGLILVSHALNNQAAAEIEAWDARVVLLHERPELIDDVAVVTDDIGGAQLATRHLIEHGYAYVACLGGTAETPSVGDPVSDHVEGWRRAMQEAGIPTEGRLFEAPYNRYDAYQVGLQLLSGPDRPPAIFCSTDDQAIGVLRAARELRIDVPGELAVAGFDDVKEAALTDPPLTTVASDRSGMARAAVDLVLDDGLRVAGARRERLKLFPSQLVVRRSCGCE; from the coding sequence GTGGCCAAGGTGACTCGGGATGACGTAGCACGGCTGGCAGGGACGTCGACTGCCGTCGTCAGTTACGTCATCAACAACGGACCCCGGCCGGTCGCCCCGGCCACGCGCGAGCGTGTCCTCGCCGCGATCAAGGAGCTGTCGTACCGCCCCGACCGGGTCGCCCAGGCCATGGCGTCGCGGCGGACCGACCTCATAGGCATGATCGTGCCGGACGCGCGCCAGCCCTTCTTCGGGGAGATGGCGCACGCGGTCGAGCAGGCCGCGGCCGAGCGCGGGAAAATGGTGCTGGTCGGCAACTCCGACTACGTGGCCGAGCGCGAGGTCCACTATCTGCGGGCCTTCCTCGGCATGCGGGTCTCCGGGCTGATCCTGGTCAGCCACGCGCTCAACAACCAGGCCGCCGCCGAGATCGAGGCGTGGGACGCCCGGGTGGTGCTCCTGCACGAGCGGCCCGAGCTGATCGACGACGTCGCGGTCGTCACGGACGACATAGGCGGCGCCCAGCTCGCCACCCGTCACCTCATCGAACACGGTTACGCGTACGTCGCCTGTCTCGGCGGCACCGCGGAGACCCCCTCCGTCGGCGACCCGGTCTCCGACCACGTCGAGGGCTGGCGCCGGGCGATGCAGGAGGCGGGGATCCCCACGGAGGGGCGGCTCTTCGAGGCCCCGTACAACCGTTACGACGCCTATCAGGTGGGGCTTCAGCTGCTGTCCGGTCCCGACCGTCCGCCGGCGATCTTCTGCTCCACCGACGACCAGGCGATCGGTGTCCTGCGTGCCGCGCGCGAGCTGCGCATCGACGTACCGGGCGAGCTGGCGGTGGCCGGCTTCGACGACGTCAAGGAAGCGGCGCTCACCGATCCGCCGCTGACCACGGTCGCCTCCGACCGCTCCGGGATGGCCCGTGCGGCGGTCGACCTCGTGCTCGACGACGGGCTGCGGGTCGCCGGCGCTCGGCGGGAGCGGTTGAAGTTGTTCCCGTCCCAGTTGGTCGTGCGGCGGTCTTGCGGGTGTGAGTAG
- a CDS encoding trypsin-like serine protease, which translates to MIRALRDRWRRPATAFPAAALALALSCAGVLAAQPATAADDPTGGLPDANLSQPAKPAASAKELRDRIVAAAKATGEAPADASPSKSPFIIGGGETTIASAPWMVQLGYSDPATGDGYFCGGTLVAPNKVLTAAHCVAGLDWVGNGAVLAGTTDLDDYATGTPAGVFRQWTHPRYNDATAQNDIAVLTLDRPLEQQWLRLAASDDSALYKAGTAATVYGWGLTSGAEDATLSTKLKKASLPLVADATCNSAMQAVLGDDEFIEGSMTCAGTPATGADEGTDSPCNGDSGGPLVVGNKIVGIVSWGVAGCTGKGAYPVFTKVSSYAWAAQPRVDDTDVSYDGRADLLARTPSGGLFQQNSNGTSLAQRAYQGNGWQTATWVLQADLDRDFYQDLIVRDKTDGKLYRSYMDHAAGDWTWMQISSVWGGYKSYAIPGDMTGDARPDLLAVDADGSVYLYPGRGNGQFYGKVKVVSGSWKNVKIFGHGDLSGDGKPDLLVRSTDGTLWLYRGTGKEKTPWSARIKARTGWNFTSYVSNGDVTGDGVADIMTRDSGGTLWLYKGTNKASTDLFAPRTSLGTGFNQYNLLF; encoded by the coding sequence GTGATACGTGCCCTGCGCGACCGTTGGAGACGCCCCGCCACGGCGTTCCCCGCGGCCGCTCTCGCGCTGGCGCTGAGTTGCGCCGGCGTCCTCGCGGCCCAGCCCGCGACAGCGGCGGACGACCCCACCGGGGGTCTGCCCGACGCGAACCTCTCGCAGCCCGCGAAACCGGCCGCCTCCGCAAAGGAGCTGCGCGACCGGATCGTCGCGGCGGCGAAGGCGACCGGCGAGGCCCCCGCGGACGCCTCGCCCAGCAAGTCCCCGTTCATCATCGGCGGCGGTGAGACCACCATCGCCAGTGCCCCGTGGATGGTCCAGCTCGGCTACTCCGACCCGGCCACCGGCGACGGCTACTTCTGCGGCGGCACCCTCGTCGCCCCGAACAAGGTCCTCACGGCCGCCCACTGCGTCGCGGGCCTCGACTGGGTGGGCAACGGCGCCGTCCTGGCCGGCACCACCGACCTCGACGACTACGCCACCGGCACCCCCGCGGGCGTCTTCCGCCAGTGGACCCACCCCCGCTACAACGACGCCACCGCCCAGAACGACATCGCGGTGCTCACCCTGGACCGCCCGCTGGAACAGCAGTGGCTGCGGCTGGCCGCGTCCGACGACAGCGCGCTCTACAAGGCCGGCACCGCGGCCACCGTCTACGGCTGGGGCCTGACCTCCGGCGCAGAGGACGCCACCCTCTCGACGAAGCTGAAGAAGGCGAGCCTGCCGCTGGTCGCCGACGCGACCTGCAACAGCGCCATGCAGGCGGTCCTCGGCGACGACGAGTTCATCGAGGGATCGATGACCTGCGCGGGCACCCCCGCGACCGGCGCCGACGAGGGCACCGACAGCCCCTGCAACGGCGACTCCGGCGGCCCCCTGGTCGTCGGCAACAAGATCGTCGGCATCGTCTCCTGGGGCGTGGCGGGCTGCACAGGCAAGGGTGCCTACCCGGTCTTCACCAAGGTCAGCTCCTACGCATGGGCGGCCCAGCCGCGCGTCGACGACACCGACGTGTCGTACGACGGCCGCGCCGACCTGCTGGCCCGCACGCCCTCGGGTGGCCTCTTCCAGCAGAACAGCAACGGCACCTCGCTCGCGCAGCGCGCCTATCAGGGCAACGGCTGGCAGACCGCCACCTGGGTCCTCCAGGCCGACCTGGACCGGGACTTCTACCAGGACCTGATCGTCCGCGACAAGACCGACGGCAAGCTGTACCGCAGCTACATGGACCACGCCGCCGGCGACTGGACCTGGATGCAGATCAGCTCGGTCTGGGGCGGTTACAAGTCGTACGCGATCCCCGGCGACATGACGGGCGACGCCCGCCCGGACCTGCTCGCGGTGGACGCCGACGGCTCGGTCTACCTCTACCCGGGACGCGGCAACGGCCAGTTCTACGGCAAGGTCAAGGTCGTCAGCGGCTCCTGGAAGAACGTGAAGATCTTCGGCCACGGCGATCTCTCGGGCGACGGCAAGCCCGACCTCCTCGTCCGCTCCACGGACGGCACCCTCTGGCTCTACCGCGGCACCGGCAAGGAGAAGACCCCCTGGTCGGCCCGTATCAAGGCTCGCACCGGCTGGAACTTCACCTCGTACGTCTCCAACGGCGACGTGACGGGCGACGGCGTGGCCGACATCATGACCCGCGACTCGGGCGGCACGCTCTGGCTCTACAAGGGCACGAACAAGGCGTCCACCGACCTCTTCGCGCCCCGCACCAGCCTGGGAACGGGCTTCAACCAGTACAACTTGCTGTTCTAG
- a CDS encoding S1C family serine protease, with protein MTESFRRSGEYPQGDQQQSAYTQGDAQQSAYPQQPYAPAHPASSSSDYSNPSASSVNPEWPPPPAYEPAQQGAAPTALLTEPVSPAPAAPRKRAKGPLALLAAVAIAAAAVGGGTAYAFQELTGSDTVATSSTSTSVVPTSEKGTVAGVAKAVSPSIVEISATSNAGQSTGSGVIITSGGQIITNNHVVSGASEIKVQLSNGKSYTAKVVGTDSKKDLALIKLEDAPSGLTVATLGDSTGVKVGDQVVAIGSPEGLTGTVTSGIVSALNRDVTVSTDESQGQQQQQQGGGSGQWPFEFGGQEFNGDTGSSTTTYKALQTDASLNPGNSGGALIDMNGNIIGINSAMYSAADATSSSAGSVGLGFAIPINTVKADLDTLRAGGSDS; from the coding sequence ATGACCGAGAGCTTCCGCCGCAGCGGCGAGTACCCCCAGGGCGACCAGCAGCAGTCCGCGTACACGCAGGGCGACGCGCAGCAGTCCGCGTACCCCCAGCAGCCGTACGCCCCCGCGCACCCCGCGAGCTCCTCCTCCGACTACTCCAACCCCTCCGCCTCCTCCGTGAACCCGGAGTGGCCGCCCCCGCCGGCGTACGAGCCGGCGCAGCAGGGCGCCGCTCCCACCGCACTCCTCACCGAGCCCGTCTCCCCCGCTCCCGCCGCTCCCCGCAAGCGCGCCAAGGGTCCGCTGGCGCTGCTCGCCGCCGTCGCGATAGCCGCCGCGGCCGTGGGCGGCGGCACCGCGTACGCCTTCCAGGAGCTGACCGGCAGCGACACGGTGGCGACCAGCAGCACCAGCACCAGCGTCGTGCCCACCAGCGAGAAGGGCACCGTCGCCGGGGTCGCCAAGGCGGTCAGCCCGAGCATCGTCGAGATCAGCGCCACCTCGAACGCCGGCCAGTCCACCGGTTCCGGCGTGATCATCACCAGCGGCGGCCAGATCATCACCAACAACCACGTCGTCTCGGGCGCCTCCGAGATCAAGGTGCAGCTGAGCAACGGCAAGTCGTACACCGCGAAGGTCGTCGGCACCGACAGCAAGAAGGACCTCGCACTGATCAAGCTGGAGGACGCGCCGTCCGGTCTGACGGTCGCGACGCTCGGCGACTCCACGGGCGTCAAGGTCGGCGACCAGGTCGTGGCGATCGGCTCCCCCGAGGGCCTGACCGGCACGGTCACCAGCGGCATCGTCTCCGCGCTCAACCGTGACGTCACCGTCTCCACGGACGAGAGCCAGGGCCAGCAGCAGCAACAGCAGGGCGGCGGCAGCGGTCAGTGGCCGTTCGAGTTCGGCGGCCAGGAGTTCAACGGCGACACCGGCTCGTCCACGACCACGTACAAGGCCCTCCAGACCGACGCGTCCCTCAACCCGGGCAATTCCGGCGGCGCGCTGATCGACATGAACGGCAACATCATCGGCATCAACTCCGCGATGTACTCCGCCGCGGACGCCACCTCGTCGAGCGCCGGCAGCGTGGGTCTCGGGTTCGCCATCCCGATCAACACCGTCAAGGCCGACCTGGACACCCTGCGGGCCGGCGGCTCCGACAGCTGA
- a CDS encoding response regulator transcription factor encodes MSPAEGDREPQRILIVDDEPAVREALQRSLAFEGYDTEVAVDGADALEKSTVYRPDLVVLDIQMPRMDGLTAARRMRGAGTTTPILMLTARDTVGDRVTGLDAGADDYLVKPFELDELFARVRALLRRSSYAAAAVGAPADDALTFGDLRMDLATREVTRSGRPVELTRTEFTLLEMFLAHPRQVLTREQILKAVWGFDFEPSSNSLDVYVMYLRRKTEAGGEPRLVHTVRGVGYVLRSGGAE; translated from the coding sequence ATGAGCCCCGCCGAAGGCGACCGTGAACCCCAGCGCATCCTGATCGTCGACGACGAGCCGGCCGTGCGTGAAGCACTCCAGCGCAGCCTCGCCTTCGAGGGTTACGACACCGAGGTCGCCGTCGACGGCGCGGACGCCCTGGAGAAGTCCACGGTGTACCGGCCCGACCTGGTCGTCCTCGACATCCAGATGCCCCGGATGGACGGCCTGACCGCCGCCCGCCGGATGCGCGGCGCGGGCACCACTACGCCGATCCTCATGCTGACCGCCCGCGACACGGTCGGCGACCGCGTCACCGGCCTCGACGCCGGCGCCGACGACTATCTGGTCAAGCCCTTCGAACTCGACGAACTCTTCGCCCGCGTACGGGCCCTGCTGCGCCGCAGCTCCTACGCGGCCGCGGCGGTCGGCGCCCCCGCGGACGACGCGCTCACCTTCGGCGACCTGCGCATGGACCTCGCGACGCGCGAGGTCACGCGGAGTGGGCGGCCGGTCGAGCTGACCCGTACGGAGTTCACCCTGCTGGAGATGTTCCTCGCCCATCCGCGCCAGGTCCTCACGCGCGAGCAGATCCTGAAGGCGGTGTGGGGCTTCGACTTCGAGCCGAGCTCCAATTCGCTGGACGTGTACGTGATGTACCTGCGCAGGAAGACCGAGGCGGGCGGCGAGCCGCGCCTCGTGCACACGGTGCGGGGTGTGGGGTATGTGCTTCGGTCGGGTGGGGCGGAGTGA
- a CDS encoding sensor histidine kinase, with protein sequence MKRVVRRFTSLPIRTRLSLLVAAAVAFAVAAVSVTCWFLVQGKLYEQVDADLQKSVGMRGIEAQASAAVTNCTQTTAPQDTDNGPRNTYFEVVMEDGTPCVLPFSAGSVDVTQGDKDLIKKADSSQGTSRNGTDSDGNEVRVLILPGLTVNDPNTQTTSKAALLIALPLKNTHATLNDLALILLLVSGIGVLGAGAAGLAVARAGLRPVDKLTEAVEHVARTEDLGIRIPVDEDSEDEIARLSRSFNSMTASLANSRELQQQLIADAGHELRTPLTSLRTNIELLTRSEETGRPIPEADRKALLASVKAQMTELAVLIGDLQTLSRSDAGTPADRVQVVSLQDTVEAALRRARLRGPELTITANVDPWFVRAEPSALERAMVNILDNAVKFSPEGGTVHVTLKDGELTVRDHGPGIPADELPHVFDRFWRSPSARALPGSGLGLSIVARTVQQAGGDVALSPAEGGGTVATIRLPGAPTPPPALD encoded by the coding sequence GTGAAACGCGTAGTACGCCGGTTCACCTCCCTTCCGATCCGGACCCGGCTGTCGCTTCTGGTCGCGGCAGCGGTGGCGTTCGCCGTGGCGGCCGTCTCGGTGACGTGCTGGTTCCTCGTGCAGGGAAAGCTGTACGAGCAGGTGGACGCCGATCTGCAGAAGTCGGTCGGCATGCGGGGGATCGAGGCCCAGGCCTCGGCCGCGGTCACCAACTGCACGCAGACCACGGCCCCGCAGGACACCGACAACGGCCCCCGGAACACCTATTTCGAGGTGGTCATGGAGGACGGCACGCCCTGTGTCCTGCCGTTCTCCGCAGGCTCGGTCGATGTCACCCAGGGCGACAAGGACCTGATCAAGAAGGCGGACAGTTCTCAGGGCACCTCGCGCAACGGCACCGACTCGGACGGCAACGAAGTACGCGTCCTGATCCTGCCGGGGCTGACCGTCAACGACCCGAACACGCAGACCACCTCCAAGGCCGCCCTCCTCATCGCCCTCCCCCTCAAGAACACCCACGCCACCCTCAACGACCTCGCCCTGATCCTTCTCCTCGTCTCCGGCATCGGAGTCCTGGGCGCAGGCGCCGCCGGTCTCGCGGTCGCCCGCGCGGGCCTGCGGCCGGTCGACAAGCTCACCGAGGCCGTCGAACACGTGGCCCGCACCGAGGACTTGGGCATCCGCATCCCGGTGGACGAGGATAGCGAGGACGAGATCGCCCGCCTCTCCCGTTCCTTCAACTCGATGACGGCGTCGCTGGCGAACTCCCGCGAGTTGCAGCAGCAGCTCATCGCGGACGCCGGTCACGAACTACGAACCCCCCTCACCTCCCTCCGTACGAACATCGAGCTGCTCACCCGCAGTGAGGAGACGGGGCGGCCCATCCCCGAGGCGGACCGCAAGGCGCTGCTCGCCTCCGTCAAGGCGCAGATGACGGAACTGGCCGTTCTGATCGGGGACTTGCAGACGCTGTCGCGGTCGGACGCGGGGACGCCGGCGGACCGTGTGCAGGTGGTGTCGTTGCAGGACACCGTGGAGGCGGCCCTGCGCCGGGCCCGTCTGCGCGGCCCGGAGCTGACGATCACGGCGAACGTGGACCCCTGGTTCGTACGGGCGGAGCCCTCCGCGCTGGAGCGGGCCATGGTGAACATCCTCGACAACGCGGTGAAGTTCAGCCCCGAGGGCGGCACGGTCCACGTCACCCTCAAGGACGGCGAACTGACGGTACGGGACCACGGCCCGGGCATCCCCGCCGACGAACTCCCGCACGTCTTCGACCGCTTCTGGCGCTCCCCCAGCGCACGGGCCCTGCCCGGCTCCGGCCTCGGCCTGTCCATCGTGGCCCGTACGGTCCAACAGGCGGGCGGCGACGTGGCGTTGAGCCCGGCCGAGGGCGGCGGCACGGTGGCGACGATCCGGTTGCCCGGCGCCCCGACACCGCCGCCCGCGCTGGACTGA
- a CDS encoding CU044_5270 family protein — protein MNANTSRQHPAEWDQDAQLLSQTARDLPTGRHQFHKERLMAQIHEQVQREEHTATATAPQKARRFRLPRPAITLPAMAAALSAVVIAGVVTVGGDGSGVRDSGVATGPALTTDVGTASAKGVPQLIDQISLAAAEGDHPTVKPGQYIYIESVLADTFVKTVDDKSSLASHELHRRQMWESPDGVKGWLIDPAVNDSPEGETLSLPDEQGNTPKAHLGGPSYDYLTKLTTDPDKLLAKIYKETKGQGNTPDQQAFATIGDLLAESYPPAELYPALFEAAAKIPGVVVVDDAVDAAGRHGVAVARLDETSGQREEWIFDKKTHVYLGARNVQVKQLTEEGVLIKAGTVNFTMAIKNRAVVDGMKQTPSQAG, from the coding sequence ATGAACGCGAACACGTCCCGGCAGCACCCTGCCGAGTGGGACCAGGACGCACAGCTCCTGTCCCAGACGGCGCGTGACCTGCCGACGGGCCGCCACCAGTTCCACAAGGAGCGTCTGATGGCCCAGATCCACGAGCAGGTCCAGCGGGAAGAGCACACGGCGACGGCGACGGCCCCTCAGAAGGCCCGGCGTTTCCGGCTGCCGCGCCCCGCGATCACGCTGCCCGCGATGGCGGCCGCCCTGTCCGCGGTGGTCATCGCCGGAGTGGTGACGGTCGGCGGCGACGGCAGCGGGGTACGGGACAGCGGTGTGGCCACCGGACCGGCCCTGACCACCGACGTCGGTACCGCGTCCGCGAAGGGCGTGCCCCAGCTGATCGACCAGATCTCGCTGGCGGCGGCCGAGGGCGACCACCCGACCGTCAAGCCCGGCCAGTACATCTACATCGAGTCCGTGCTGGCGGACACCTTCGTGAAGACCGTCGACGACAAGTCCAGCCTGGCCAGCCATGAACTGCACCGCAGGCAGATGTGGGAGTCCCCGGACGGCGTCAAGGGCTGGCTGATCGACCCCGCCGTCAACGACAGCCCCGAGGGCGAGACCCTGAGCCTGCCCGACGAGCAGGGCAACACCCCGAAGGCGCACCTGGGCGGCCCGTCGTACGACTACCTGACCAAGCTGACCACCGACCCCGACAAGCTGCTGGCCAAGATCTACAAGGAGACCAAGGGCCAGGGAAACACCCCCGACCAGCAGGCCTTCGCCACCATCGGTGACCTCCTCGCCGAGAGCTACCCGCCGGCCGAGCTCTACCCGGCGCTGTTCGAGGCCGCCGCCAAGATCCCGGGCGTCGTCGTGGTCGACGACGCGGTGGACGCCGCCGGTCGCCACGGGGTGGCGGTGGCCCGGCTGGACGAGACCAGCGGGCAGCGCGAGGAGTGGATCTTCGACAAGAAGACCCATGTCTATCTCGGTGCGCGCAATGTCCAGGTGAAGCAGCTCACGGAAGAGGGCGTCCTGATCAAGGCCGGCACGGTGAACTTCACCATGGCCATCAAGAACCGTGCAGTGGTCGACGGAATGAAGCAGACCCCGTCCCAGGCGGGCTGA
- a CDS encoding RNA polymerase sigma factor — protein sequence MRTRIRAGDSSAFAELFDAYARAVYNHAFRLTADWSTAEDVMAATFMEAWRLRDRVDPEGGSLRPWLLGIATNTARNQYRSNRRYRRAANAAAAAEFAVPDHAEEVADRVDDRHRLATALTALATLRRPEREVITLCLGEGLDYEAAAEALGIPVGTVASRLSRARRKLRSIAEAQLALPQLAMQQGELARPAADIAFKEVREKREGARPARQTRGDHVNAIRPAQEGNR from the coding sequence ATGCGAACCCGGATACGGGCCGGGGATTCGAGCGCTTTCGCCGAACTCTTCGACGCGTACGCCCGTGCGGTCTACAACCACGCCTTCCGGCTGACCGCGGACTGGTCGACGGCCGAGGACGTGATGGCCGCGACCTTCATGGAGGCGTGGCGGCTGCGCGACAGGGTCGACCCGGAGGGCGGCTCGCTGCGGCCCTGGCTGCTGGGGATCGCCACGAACACGGCGCGCAACCAGTACCGCAGCAACCGGCGCTACCGCCGTGCCGCGAACGCCGCCGCGGCGGCCGAGTTCGCCGTGCCCGACCACGCCGAGGAGGTCGCCGACCGCGTCGACGACCGGCACCGTCTCGCCACGGCCCTCACCGCGCTCGCGACCCTGCGCAGACCGGAGCGCGAGGTCATCACGCTCTGCCTGGGGGAGGGCCTGGACTACGAGGCCGCGGCGGAGGCGCTCGGCATTCCCGTCGGCACGGTGGCCTCCCGCCTCTCCCGCGCCCGCAGGAAACTGCGCTCGATCGCCGAGGCACAGCTCGCCCTTCCTCAACTCGCCATGCAGCAAGGGGAGTTGGCGCGTCCCGCCGCCGACATCGCGTTCAAGGAAGTTCGCGAGAAACGGGAAGGCGCCCGCCCCGCACGACAGACAAGAGGCGATCACGTAAATGCGATCCGGCCCGCACAGGAAGGAAACCGATGA